CTTGCCGGAGGGGTAGAGAAACCTTTATACAGTGTGAACTGGCAGCAGTGAATCGCCAGAGTGAAGCTCTCCGCACCTAACATTCCATATACGAACACCATATCATTAACCAGTTACCAGCCAAAGAAAACCATTTAGGGCAGCCCAAATCTTAAATTAATGCTTGAAAGCTTGAcgtttttcaagttttcaaagCGAAACAAATGTCAGCCTAGCTTAAGAGCTATAGAAATACACAGCGTCATAGCAAGGTTAACGCAAACAATGCCATTTTGCCTAGaaattgagagaaaaaaaaatcaaataccaAATGGCGAGTATGAAAGATGCTATATTGCTCGGGTGGCGCTATGAATCAAATCGGCACACGCTATACGACTTTTATTATAAATGTTTCAGGCTAAAAGGTCTTTGGATAGCCACAGCTCTTCGTGAACGGAGATAATGAGATGCCTGATAATTTTCCTTCTCCGCCGTACTCTCCCGCCCTAACTATCTTCTCACCTTGCCCATCAATGAAAAATTCCCTATGCACAATGACATTGCCTGTCAAAACTTCTCGTATCAACAAACTGTGCTCTTTATCAAAATGTACAATCCATTTTTTCAAGCTGGCCCCTccccatgtgtgtgtgtgtactatgAACAATGGTAATGTTCCAGGAAGATAATACCTTGGGAAAGTGAACTGCGATGTGCGGCTGGCAGAAGTTTGAGGGCGCTCTGCTCGCTCATTGGTCCACCTTTCCCGGATTGATCATTTCAAAGAGCGCACAGTGGCGGTCGTACTTTGGCGTTGACCTATCACAGCCCGTTTCTGAGCAATGAACAACAACATGGGGCGCTGCGCTCTTCTCGCGGCTGATTGACACAAGGTTTGTCCGCTATAAAAAAGGCCCAGGGACTTAGCATGTCAGTTTGTCACCGAATACGATGGCCTTCTTGCAAACCACCCCGTTCAGTTTGCTGTGACTGTCTTATATCTTGTTTGGTTCAAAGTTTTCTGTACTAATTTCGTTAACCGAGTCTGTCTGTGACAGGAACATCAAGGCTTTTACACCAGTGAGAAGCTCAAAGAAGTCGTTAAATTTCCCTTGACACATAGTATTTAACAAGTGGCCGAATATTCTACAGGTAATGTATATTACTGTCATTTTAAATGataatgtgtgtaaaatattatttttaaaaaatcattaaaaaaaagttactgTTAATATTGACAAACATGCATTTTGCTTTATATTCTAGCTTTTCATTTGAATTATGTTATAATTGTATATCAAGATCAGGTTTTTAGTTCAAAACAATTGTATTCAATAGATAAGGTTCTCAACCACTTTATTACCTTTAAAAAAGAGATTTTCTAGaacatgtgtattttaaatccaggtaaatttatttcatgCTTTAAAATTGGATGTTTCTCATATAAACAGATTTTAGGTAAAACAATTAATTATTTGCACAAGCTAGTTGATTAAAAAGCAAGGTACAGATATGACAACTAACTGAAACCAGCTACCAGTATTTTATAAGGAAGAAATTATGTGAGCTACAGTAATAGGAACGTAAAAAGAATTAATTTAGCTGACACACTtggagaaattaaaaaaattatgtatagtttttaaattaaatgaattctTATTTCTTCTATTTACAGACATGATTATGACGCCAGAAACATCTATGGGTGTGGAGAAATCTATGCCAGAATCTTCAACAACTCCGACCAGGAAGAGAGCTTCCCCGGAAGACGGTGATTCGCCCAATTCAGAGAAAGCCGGTAAAGTCAAACTGGCTTTCTCTATCGACAGTATAATTGGGAATACAGCAAAGAAACAGAAAGTGAGTGAAGAGCACAGCCCAGAAGTACCCAGAGTATCTAGGACCCATCGTTCTGTTGACCTCAACAACTACAAAAATTCAGGGTTTATATCATACCCCAAATCCGGACTTCTATATCCCAAATTAGATGGAAAGGACCCTTCTCTTGCGGAGGGTCTGGGAGCCTCTGGCCGTGACAACTGGGACGTCTATCTTCCCTATCTGCACCCCGCCTTCCTCATGGGCCGGGTCAACCTGCTAGACTACAATTCCCAACTCGGCTTACTCAGGCAACATGTCCATCCCTTGTATCCAACTGCAGGAACTTTCTGGCTGCAAAATCGCTCTTTGGCCGGCCAGCTAAAATTCCCTTGCCCCACGGGTGAGCTTTCTACCAGAGGATTAGACCTTTCCCTCACCCAGCACAGAGCATCAAACAAAGATACGAAATCACAGACCTTCACCAACCAGCCTGAAAACAGCACTGGTGATTCGGACAGTCAGTCGCCGAAAAAGTTGATCCCGGACAATTTTCGGGCAGGTGTTGCTGGGAAGAAGGCAAGTCCCGACTCGGTGGCACTCCAGAAAGAGGATGACAGCCAGGAAAATGTTGACTGTGACTCTTtgaacaagaacaaaaaaataggCACGAAACCACCAAAGACATTCACGTGTCCGGAGTGTGGTAAAGTGTTCAATGCCCATTACAATTTGACCCGCCATATGCCTGTTCATACTGGAGCTAGACCGTTCGTGTGTAAAATTTGTGGAAAGGGTTTTCGCCAGGCAAGCACCCTGTGTCGACACAAAATTATTCACACGTCAGAAAAACCCCACAAATGTCAGACGTGTGGGAAATGCTTCAACCGAAGCTCTACACTGAACACTCATATGCGAATCCACGCCGGCTACAAACCGTTTGTATGCGAATTCTGCGGCAAGGGCTTTCACCAGAAAGGTAACTACAAAAATCACCGACTGACTCACAGCACAGAAAAACAGTACAAGTGTAACATATGTAACAAGGCCTTTCACCAGATTTACAATCTCACCTTTCATATGCATACTCATAACGAGAAAAAACCATTCACCTGTCAGGTTTGCGGGAAGGGATTTTGTCGGAACTTTGATTTAAAGAAACACATGAGAAAGTTGCATGACGGCTCTTCCGTTTCCCCAACATCCTCTCCCACCTCTGATACAAACTTGAACTCGAGTCAAAACTTTAGTCCAAATTCCCGGCTGTTTGCCGTTGGCCCGTCCACCGGACCAACTGGCTTTTTGAACCGTCCATCTCTGTTAGCTCAGAGTTCGATTCAGTGTCAACGAAGCCTTTTTGCTCCTTACATGTTACACAACCCGGGCtcatttttacagaaagtcCAGCCTCTGATATGACAGGACAATACTAGAGGTTCGTTCCTTAATTTAAGAGGAGTTGAACACACTTAACCACTTTTGAGAGTTTATCGATGTTATTGAACACGCGAGCCAGAAATTCGGTGATTTAGAGACTAATTTAATAGTGCCATATATGGAAGAggttttcctttatttatttgggctAAATTATTTATCTGTGCAGGTGACTTGAGTGAGGTAAATTTGGGATATgatggaaaaatattttaatgtgacAGAATCAGACAATGAACATGAGTTGACGCTTTAAAATTCTTGGGAAATTTTTGATCACTGTATAGGGTttaattttgtcagttttatcgTGGTGGAAAAGTGGTTATTAAAGCTGTTGTTATTATGGTTGtcatatgatgtacatatatatatatgtggtgtTTGGGTGGCAAATGCTGCCAAACTGACAGTATGCTGATACTTTCAATAAAAATTATCAGTGATCATAATCTAATCAGTTGTTTTGtgatatcatttttgttgttaGTTTTGCTgcttattattataattttatttttaattttgtaaaggCGGTGTTTATCGGGCATGCAAGGCATAACATAGAAGTTAAAAGATCGATTAAAAATTACCCATTATATCCGAATGACTTTAAAATTAAGATGCTGCATACGGAAACGTTGTTATGCAGAAAATTATAGTCCctgaaaataatttcataatATTTTATAGTAATGAAATAAGTTTTAAGTTAAATGTACACAACGTACAAGAACTGTCTGCAATTGTCTTAAGGACATAGAAATAAATCGATAGATTTAATTCTCGCTAAATATCCTTTACCCTCTCTTGCTATTTATTAATGTTATGTTTTACAATTAATCAACTTAATGCTTCTGTGCCGACCACTGTCAGTTCGCTCTTTCTTATAGCTTAATTGTGTTAAAGACGGTTAAGCGATGGGGAGTGTTATAAAGCTCTTTATCACCCGGCCAATACTTCAGGTGACTCGAGAGTTTAGCCACTTGATTTGGTGAGCACGTCAGCCCTCGAGAACTCTCGTGGCCAGGCGCGACCAGTCGATAACACCATTGTCACCTGTCGGAGCCGCTGATTTGGGGCTCTTGAGAAACGCCGTTTGTGTAGAGCTTGTGAAGGTGGTGGCAGAAAACTGCGACGACTGGGAATAAAAGGGAAACGTTAGTACTATCACAACTATAGGCAGTCAACAATTTGTCAAACTTAAAAGCTTTTGTTAATTTAATCATTAACTTCTGTGTGCATGGCAATTTTCGTGTTTCAACAACCACACCTGTGATACGCTGGACGCTGAAGGGATCCAGAGTCAGTTTTTTACTTGACGTTTACAAGAGCTTGCCGACAAGCATTTTTCTTAGGTCAACCCCCGTGCTGCATGTGTATGACATATGTAAATCTGGCCAGATCAATGGCGCACTGGTCTCAGTGCTATTATAATACAGGCAACTTTCTTTTGTACAGTATTACATTCATATGTCACTGAGAAACATTATTTCTGGCATCAAACAGACCCCTGTTAAGAACAAAAGACTACAATGTTTGAATGCTGGTGCATTTGTACACCAATTATGGCATGTACttagcaaaagaaaaaaagactgaTTTTGAAATTCAGAACATGACTAACTTTTATACTAAATATAGAAAATCAGTTTCGTTAGATGtttcatacatatgtatataaaacatgtacattatatttaattaatttataatttgGAATATTATAGAAGCTCCTGCTTTAGAGACAAAAATGATCGTGTTGTTGTAGGACTACTTCTAGTTGTTATGGTTATTTAAAACCTACATTGTAAGATGCATGGCCTATAATTCACGTTTGTTTGCACCAAGCAACGATTGCATAATGTATCAGACGTTCAATgcaaacaaagaaagaaatgtttATAATAGAAGCTTTTGTTCGAAAGTGAAGAACTCTATTAAACCAGGGACAGAACTCCATATTCAACAACACTGACACGGTTTAATCTGTAATACCGCCCTGTTGTTCGTGTGAGCTTTGGTGTGTGACCTGCTGTACTTTTCACAATGGCCAATGAACGGCAGCCTTGGTGACTTCTTCAGAAGTCAATACGGGTGATAATCTCACGTGACAATGGTGGTAACAACCCTATGACATAACAACTACGGTCTCTAACAAATTCACTTTGACCGACTGTAACGGAGGAGCTAAAATTAACTCACTGGCAGATATAGGCCTGGGGGAGGAATTGGTGAGAGACAAACCGATTCTTTTAAAGACAGGGTTAAAGTGTGAAGTTAACATTTGGTCAGGTTTATCAGTATATAGGTATAAAACCTGCCGCAAAAGACCAAGCACTTTCGTATTACTGTGACCAAAGTATTTCTATTCCAGTCAAGATATTAAAAGGGGTACCTAACGATAAAAAATCTACCGAGCAATCTAAATCACGACTAATAGCAACACCCGTCTGTACAAAGACTTCAGTACATAAAAAGGCTATATATACCTACTTTTTTTAGAACTACATGGTTCGTTTTAACTAGAATTGTGGTTTATGTGACATAACAGGGTTGAAATTAAATTCTGTTAGGATGGAGAATTTAGGTTCTATTTACTTGTAGTTCTCCTTTgtcaatgttcattttaactAGCACTGTagtttcaacatttcatttttatttccatATAAAACATATGGagttaaattaaaatttgttaagATAAAGAGACATGTGTAGACATCTTCATGTGTAGACATCTGTAATGTCATTTTTTCGGCCTTGCTTTTGTATTTCCTTCTCCCTGGGAAGTGGTCATGAAAAAACTACGGACGGGAGGGGAGATGTGTGTAAAGAACAGCAGAGTTGTGCAGGCTGGGTGTGTGACCTGCAATGACACGGGCAAGCAAAGAACCCGGAGGCTTTTCAACAGTCCTTGTTACTTACAGAGGGTCCCAGTGAGAGTGAACGGGGGACGCACGTGGTGAAAGGAAAATTATTTGTCATTAGACGCTGACCATAAAAAGAGCCGGAGACGTTTAAGAAACTCTTTTCCTGGTCAAATTTGACCTTGCCACTTTTCATTATTTCTCTGACTATGATGTGGGGCATCATGAACTCTTTGCCATTGTACTTCACGCTAATAATGATAGGCAGTGCGACAGAGAACACGAGTCGCGTTGGCGAAGTATCACGGCCACAATGTGATGGTTTGCTGAAGAAGCAGTAATTATTAAGCAAATAATAGGAATTAAGGCCGTAGATGTACGTGAAAAGTCATCCCTATGTAATTATAATTGACGAGGTTACAGCGAACAAAGCGATTGAGCCATGATGAGTAAAAGGCCAGGAGAGGCGATCTGTTCAGTTTAATGCAAATTGTATCACCCTAGTCATAACGCAATTAAGCACCTTAGTAAGTCTTATATGGGCTCATTAATTATGGAcagatattttattaatatttaatgcGGCCAGTTATGGCTTAAATTTGCAATATGTTCTAACGGGATAATGTTGTGTTCACAGTTCCTTTCGGCTGGAACGTGTTGTGCAAACACGTGGTTTGTTGACGGTCGTCGATTTATGCTAAAACAAGTTGTACGTAGGCTATAAATGAACGGTGTTCTATATTCATGATATTTCGCCGACATCGCTAGTCCATCGTCAACGTTTTATTCCTGATAACACCACCtccatgttttcatttatattatttctgGGGTTTCGTAACAATACAGGCGCCCATGCATGTTCATAATTTTATCTCATTGTTAGGGGTGTTttatgaagtatatatatacattttatttttcaacattatttggTTTGCGATGTTATTGTGACCAACGCATGTTATTTTTAGCTTAGCTAAAACATCTCTGTTTAGAATTATATTTTTCTGCGTATGGTTTTTATACTAAACGTATAATGTCACAGTAAACgtttggttctttttttttcaaataacagTCTACAGTTATATTGTATGACTTGTCGTTTATATGATGAAGAAGTACTCTTTTTAAGTATTAACAAAAACGTAAGcagtataatataattttgaaaGAGTGTGGGATAAACTGGAAAAATCTCCAGATACTCATGCCAACGATCTAGCCAATACCTGAAGTAGCATCTTAGATTGTGAGACTTATGCTGTGGTGATGCAGGGATGATTTCTTTGGGTTAGGTTTTAACAACCATCTTATGGGCTTCTTCAGACAATACAATGACAAAAATTTGCTTAGCACACACCATTTGGGGAGTGTGAAAAGGCAGTATTTAGACCTTATTAGGTGTTTTATGAGacataagaaataaaattaatggcATGTCTTTGACTCCAAGCTTTAAATCGTTTCATAAATATGACCTTTTCAAATCCTGTTGTTCACAGAATGTACTGAATGTCTGACTGCATGAAACTGCACACCAgcaatttgacatttttttgtttttatcgaTGGCTGAATATCAAAATTGGCAATTATCACGTTATATTTGCGCAGTCCGATTTCTAAGTGATAACGCAATCTTAATATTTTTGCACTTGACTCGTTGTAATTTGGCAGAAATTCGTCCCAGAAGGAGTCGGTTTTGTTAGCATTATTTGCGCAGCACGTTGTTTGATCTGAAGGATGTGCTATGCAGCCACACGACACAATTGACCATATCAGACTCCGTTTTCAGCAACTATAAACCCAGACACGATGAGCAAGGGTGAATGGTATAATAACGAAACCCAAGGAGGCCTTCTCGGGGGAGAATTTGGCTGCTAGAACTGTTGGCGGGCGTCTTCTAAAGACTCTAGAGGCTCTGCTTTTCGGATGTCAATGAGACAATAAAACTACCGAAAACAGAGAGAATTGGATGAGTAGGCACCCTAGGGAACACCTCCTGGCATTGTCTATCCAGTCTGGAAATATTGCGATCagggaaaaaacaaataagatgGAATTTTGATAGTACGCGTAGCCGTCACGCAAGGGGGCTGGGCAAGAGTCTGCGATCAGTCCTTGTGCCATTCGAGTCCGTTAAGCGGCAATCTGTCCTAATTTACTCGCCGAGTAACACCATATGGTCGGCAAGGCATCTAAGCCAGAGCAAGCTCTTGTACGTGCATACACGGCGATTAATATCTCCATTACCCAGTGCATCATTCAATAAAAGATCCCCCTGCATATAGTTAGCTTTTTATAAGCTACCGAAACGACGTCCTGACTGGCTTACCTATCAAACTCCACTAGCAGAGTAAACATCGGTGTGGACTCAAATAATAcctggtatatacatacatcccACTTCCAGACTGGGCAACGGAATGGATATTTACTCAGGTTGAATTGGGGAAGATCAACGGAAATCTCTAATCCGTTCCACGGAGCGATTATAACCTTTTGTGTTTCACCGTTATTAAACTGACGTGTTTGAATTTGCCCTTTTGAAGAAATGAACAATGAATGCCGGGAAAAGTCACAATAGCAAAATAACGCCGACAGACATCGAGCATGCGCATTGAATCGTTAAAGGGGAATGTAACCAGATATAAACCAGTAGAAATTTATGGcaagtgcatgtgtattttgcaTCGAGATAAGTAATGTGAATAAACACCTATATGGAATGAGACAATCACTGCATATGTGTATTAGAGTGATAGCATATTAATATAATTCAGAATACCTGTAAAGCTAAATGATACAAACGAATTATTAAATACAGATTAAACAACAATATTTGTCTTACAATAGCAAAGAGGATtattcatacaaaaattatcaaaaactttttttttaattttttttaaattttcatggGAAAGACTTTCAGTCGATGCCATTTCACTTTTTCTTAGCTATATAGTTTTAAATGTACACTAGGCTTGGTATCTCTTTTGCATGGAGCATGTGCAGCTTTCcacgtaaaaaaataaaaggttcAGCCGCGGTAGCCTAAGGTATATACAAAAGACCACTATACTTGAATTCAACCGTACTTGACAGGCCTGGGAGTAGAAAGCAAATCGTTCTCAAACACGGCTAAACGAGGGGGCGGTGTAAGGTAAAGAAAAGAGCTGGCCTAACAATGTTGTAAAGAATTCATGTAGTTTAGGTACTGTGCTTTACGGGGTGATATGCTTGGCGGATTATCGAAGCCAAACAAAAAGCCCCTATAACTACCGAAGCAGTCTCCCTTTTGTTCGGCTTTCTACACGCCGTCGTTTTAAAGAGCCTCGACGAATAAGGCCCGAAACTTAAAACTGTGTTCGCAAGAAAAGGCCTAAATAAACAATTATGTTATCCTTTCGGACAAAACTTCCGAGGCCAAAACGAACGAGATGAAAACGTAATACCGTCATCCTTTTCGTAAAGGAAAGACCCATGTTGAAGTTTTTATTATCGAATGAGTGGCATTGTTAGAACTTATTTAGCGTAAGGGCAGAGTACTTGTGTTTTGTACAGGAAGGACCCCGACACGGTTAGAAGAAATATGAGTTGATATTCTATAGGATCTGGGCAatattgttttgatatttttatcaGCAAATTGCCGGTGATCTAAACCTTGCACCTGGCCGAATGTAATTAAAAGTCGTTCCCCAGCGGACATTATATGGAGAACGGCTTAGACACGCTGCATTGGCTCTCTAGTCGATTATGCCCCAACTATCATGCCTTGAATTTCATTCAATTAAGCGCATGGTCATTTCACGGTTTCTTCTAGCGAGAGCAACTCAACGATAATTAGATGATCAGAGAGGACTGGACACCATTTCTATGCCGCGTCGCTCGCCATGTGTTGCTGCTTGCCAGGCAAAGGAAACAAGTCTCCTAGAAATCTCAACGGTTCATCTATAAATGTTTGGAGCCATCGGCTGCTGACAAAGTGTCCTCTTACTACATACCTTTTCATACTTAAACGCATCTTTACAAAGTAACACTCCTCATTTATTTCCAGGATGTCTGGCCCCGGATAATTCGCGTCTTGAAGGAGTGGATTTCAGCCCGGCAGACAAACGACCAACCACGCCGGCTAATTCAACACGCCGTCTCCTGATTTATCCGTTGAACTGAAAACCCAATCCTAGACAAGGTCTCGCTTTAACGCAGTGTTAGGTGACATGTGAAAATCGGTGAAAAGACAGCTCCTCAATTAGTGTAACAACACTGTATACCATAATGAGCAAATAACCACAAAACTGGAATAATGGCATAGTCAGAAAATACGTCATTTTGTTACCCTGTGTGGATATAAGGACAAATTGGGCCACAAACGCCATAATTATCTAAGAGAAAATTTGCAACTACacattcttcttttttttccacaacGAGGTCACATGAAAAGTACACTTCAAGACAAATGTAAAATAGAGCTTAAAAACTTACACATGCTGTATTCATTGGAAAACAACACTGGAGCAGTGAAGTTCCATTTGTAATAATGGAAAGAGTGTAACgtgaaatttttgaaatacatttatgaactattgtattatcacatttataacattttatacatggtCAACTTTCTGTGCATATATATGGGAGTTGCcgaatttaatgaaaatgtttgtataacaatatttcaattCGTGTATCTTCGTTAAGCTTGTGCTTTGTCTTGATATGATATATAGTACCGTTGGTAGAGTATATAGATCAGTTAGCAAACTGTTATCAGACGTAGTAAATGGTGGATTTTGCTTTCAAAACCTGATTAACAAATTGAATCGAAAAATTGTCAGGACTTAAAGCAAAAACTACACGAAACTATTCCATTTGTATG
Above is a window of Liolophura sinensis isolate JHLJ2023 chromosome 7, CUHK_Ljap_v2, whole genome shotgun sequence DNA encoding:
- the LOC135470955 gene encoding fez family zinc finger protein 1-like gives rise to the protein MTPETSMGVEKSMPESSTTPTRKRASPEDGDSPNSEKAGKVKLAFSIDSIIGNTAKKQKVSEEHSPEVPRVSRTHRSVDLNNYKNSGFISYPKSGLLYPKLDGKDPSLAEGLGASGRDNWDVYLPYLHPAFLMGRVNLLDYNSQLGLLRQHVHPLYPTAGTFWLQNRSLAGQLKFPCPTGELSTRGLDLSLTQHRASNKDTKSQTFTNQPENSTGDSDSQSPKKLIPDNFRAGVAGKKASPDSVALQKEDDSQENVDCDSLNKNKKIGTKPPKTFTCPECGKVFNAHYNLTRHMPVHTGARPFVCKICGKGFRQASTLCRHKIIHTSEKPHKCQTCGKCFNRSSTLNTHMRIHAGYKPFVCEFCGKGFHQKGNYKNHRLTHSTEKQYKCNICNKAFHQIYNLTFHMHTHNEKKPFTCQVCGKGFCRNFDLKKHMRKLHDGSSVSPTSSPTSDTNLNSSQNFSPNSRLFAVGPSTGPTGFLNRPSLLAQSSIQCQRSLFAPYMLHNPGSFLQKVQPLI